In a single window of the Gemmatimonadota bacterium genome:
- a CDS encoding methyl-accepting chemotaxis protein, with the protein MSQWFRDLSIKGKLVLGFSGAALLTALAGGYTVTQLLSLDNADTRLYQEVTKPLTKLGELSYQFARAQVRMRDLTLTTDSTEKATYRADIDKRLARVDELVALVDSEVKDSVVRRALEGFKAANASYAPLRDTALALAMANKNAEAQAYNKNRIRVKVSPVYAALDSIGTKMQQAGATMSDGNTKRAERTTMLSVAAILVALAVAVLAGLAVANRISQPLVAAVGALERVAAGDLTVRLASGSQDEVGRMATALTGAVTSMHQTIATIAGHAQTLAGSAEELTSVSQQLGASAEETAAQSGVVSAAAEEVSSNVQTVATGSEEMSASIREIAKSTSEATRVAGNAVSAAARTNATIGKLDLSSAEIGQVIKVITSIAEQTNLLALNATIEAARAGEAGKGFAVVANEVKELAKATATATEEISRKIAAIQGDTAGAVAAIEEIEGVIAQVSDIQTTIAGAVEEQAATTAEIGRNVTEAARGSAEIAQNITGVAQAAQATASGATQTQASAAELSKMAAELQQLVSRFQVDSPRSGSRRAVSTSQSARKFAATPRDARVTPEASEDAAFASTGASVTGWSATLR; encoded by the coding sequence ATGTCACAGTGGTTTCGGGATCTGTCGATCAAGGGCAAGCTCGTGCTCGGTTTCAGCGGCGCGGCGCTGCTGACCGCACTGGCTGGCGGTTACACGGTGACCCAGTTGCTGTCGCTGGACAACGCTGATACCCGTCTCTACCAGGAAGTGACCAAGCCGCTGACGAAGCTGGGCGAGCTGTCGTACCAGTTTGCCCGCGCGCAGGTCCGGATGCGCGACCTCACGCTGACGACCGACAGCACCGAGAAGGCGACCTATCGGGCCGACATCGACAAGCGCCTGGCGCGGGTGGACGAACTCGTCGCCCTCGTGGATTCCGAAGTGAAGGACAGTGTCGTACGCAGGGCGCTCGAGGGGTTCAAGGCCGCGAACGCCAGCTACGCTCCGCTGCGCGACACCGCCCTCGCGCTGGCGATGGCCAACAAGAACGCCGAAGCACAGGCCTACAACAAGAACCGGATCCGGGTGAAGGTGTCGCCGGTCTATGCCGCGCTCGACTCGATCGGGACCAAGATGCAGCAGGCAGGCGCGACGATGTCCGATGGTAACACCAAGCGAGCGGAGCGGACCACGATGCTCTCGGTTGCGGCGATCCTCGTCGCATTGGCAGTGGCCGTCTTGGCCGGTCTCGCCGTGGCTAATCGGATCTCGCAGCCCCTCGTTGCCGCTGTCGGTGCCCTCGAGCGGGTGGCCGCTGGCGACCTGACCGTGCGGCTGGCATCCGGCAGCCAGGATGAGGTGGGTCGGATGGCGACGGCGCTCACCGGTGCCGTGACCTCGATGCACCAGACCATTGCGACCATCGCTGGCCACGCGCAGACGCTCGCCGGTTCCGCCGAGGAACTCACCTCGGTGTCGCAGCAACTCGGCGCGAGCGCCGAAGAAACAGCGGCCCAGTCGGGTGTGGTGTCGGCAGCCGCCGAGGAAGTCAGCAGCAACGTGCAGACGGTGGCGACGGGCAGCGAAGAGATGAGCGCCTCGATTCGCGAAATCGCGAAAAGCACCTCCGAAGCGACCCGGGTCGCCGGGAATGCCGTGAGCGCTGCGGCGCGCACCAATGCCACCATCGGGAAGCTCGACCTCTCGAGCGCCGAAATCGGCCAGGTCATCAAGGTCATTACCTCGATCGCCGAACAGACCAACCTCCTGGCACTCAACGCCACGATTGAAGCCGCGCGTGCAGGCGAGGCCGGGAAGGGCTTTGCCGTCGTGGCGAACGAAGTGAAGGAGCTGGCGAAGGCAACCGCGACTGCCACCGAGGAGATCAGCCGGAAGATCGCGGCGATCCAGGGCGACACGGCGGGTGCTGTCGCCGCGATCGAGGAGATCGAGGGCGTGATTGCGCAGGTGAGCGACATCCAGACCACGATCGCCGGGGCCGTCGAAGAGCAGGCCGCGACCACGGCCGAAATCGGCCGCAACGTGACCGAAGCAGCGCGTGGGTCGGCCGAGATCGCCCAGAACATCACCGGCGTGGCGCAAGCGGCGCAGGCGACGGCAAGCGGTGCCACGCAGACGCAGGCATCGGCGGCCGAGTTGTCGAAGATGGCGGCCGAGTTGCAGCAACTCGTAAGTCGGTTCCAGGTCGATTCGCCGCGCAGCGGATCGCGCCGTGCGGTGTCAACTTCTCAGTCGGCCAGAAAGTTTGCAGCGACACCACGTGACGCGCGCGTCACGCCGGAAGCCAGTGAGGACGCGGCTTTTGCGTCGACCGGTGCATCGGTCACGGGCTGGTCGGCCACGCTGCGCTGA
- a CDS encoding chemotaxis protein CheW yields MQPDSTRHFCTFFADGLYFGVEVERVQEVIRYQPMTKVPLAHDVLGGLINLRGQIVTAVDLRRRLDLPPRTDDRLPMNVVIRNDDGAVSLLVDEIGDVIAVEASAWEPRPDTVRGESRDLITGAYKTADRLLLVLDTDRAITPGELSPVAVAS; encoded by the coding sequence ATGCAACCCGACAGCACTCGTCATTTCTGCACCTTCTTTGCTGATGGACTCTACTTCGGCGTCGAAGTCGAACGCGTGCAGGAAGTGATTCGCTACCAGCCGATGACCAAGGTTCCGCTGGCACATGACGTGCTTGGTGGATTGATCAACCTGCGTGGACAGATCGTGACGGCCGTCGACCTGCGTCGTCGTCTCGACCTGCCACCACGAACCGACGATCGCCTGCCGATGAATGTGGTGATCCGGAATGACGACGGCGCGGTCTCGCTGCTGGTGGACGAGATCGGTGATGTGATCGCGGTGGAGGCCTCCGCCTGGGAGCCCCGCCCCGACACGGTGCGCGGCGAATCGCGCGACCTGATCACCGGCGCCTACAAGACTGCCGATCGACTGCTGCTGGTGCTGGATACCGACCGGGCGATTACCCCCGGCGAGTTGAGCCCGGTCGCGGTCGCATCGTAA
- a CDS encoding chemotaxis protein CheW translates to MDDILREFLVESNENLDQVERDMLALEQQPDDLDRLSSVFRCVHTIKGTSGFLALPVLEHVAHVGESVLSRLRDGELRFDSDIADTLLTLNDALRGILKAIEATGSEGATDHSALLARLNRLNDGVAEPTPVAVTVATPDAAVAPAIPAAVPAPAPDAEVATIVTRSDSAAVDAVGVSDTSIRVDVALLDKLMTLVGELVLARNQVLQHSASLDDQTFVATSQRLDLITTELQEGVMKTRMQPIGTVWSKLPRVVRDLAQQCGKLVRIELEGKDTELDKTLIEAIKDPLVHIVRNSVDHGIETPEARVAAGKSAEGVLRLRAYHEGGQVNIEITDDGGGINPERVRQTAVRRGVVSEAQSLRLSERDLVQLVFEPGFSTAEKVTNVSGRGVGMDVVRTNIEKIGGTIDLQSSFGSGTTLKIKIPLTLAIIPALIVAGRGERYAIPQVSLLELVRLEGEQIRTSIEMIHGAPVYRLRGRLLPLVHLSSALGLAPATEAAESINIVVLRADDRQFGLVVDSVSDTEEIVVKPLGKRLKGLPVYAGATIMGDGRVALILDVLGLAQAANVLSAGARERVSVDHAERNDESRANRQTLLVMAVGETSRVAVPLSEVARLEQFPSSAVEVSGNRRVVQYRGRIMPLLDIAHFLGAPPTDLPDMMSVVVYQSGDRSVGLVVSEIVDIVEEAITVRDTMPRRGTLGAVVVQGSVTDLLDLEALVRNADLFANDFGSPVAEAA, encoded by the coding sequence TGCCGGTGCTCGAGCACGTCGCGCACGTGGGTGAGAGTGTGCTCAGTCGCCTCCGTGATGGTGAACTCCGTTTCGATTCCGACATTGCCGACACCCTGCTCACGTTGAACGACGCCCTGCGCGGCATCCTGAAGGCGATCGAGGCGACCGGCAGCGAAGGCGCGACGGATCACTCCGCGTTGCTGGCGCGCCTGAATCGCCTGAATGACGGCGTGGCCGAGCCGACGCCGGTTGCGGTCACGGTGGCAACGCCGGATGCTGCGGTCGCCCCGGCGATTCCAGCTGCTGTGCCGGCACCGGCGCCCGACGCAGAAGTCGCGACGATCGTGACCCGGAGCGATTCGGCCGCGGTCGACGCCGTTGGCGTGAGCGATACCAGCATCCGCGTCGATGTGGCCCTGCTCGACAAGCTGATGACGCTCGTGGGCGAGCTTGTCCTCGCGCGCAACCAGGTGTTGCAGCACTCGGCCTCCCTCGATGACCAGACCTTCGTCGCCACTTCACAGCGCCTCGACCTGATCACCACGGAGTTGCAGGAAGGGGTGATGAAGACCCGGATGCAGCCGATCGGCACCGTCTGGTCGAAGCTGCCCCGCGTCGTGCGTGACCTCGCGCAGCAATGCGGCAAGCTGGTGCGCATCGAACTCGAAGGGAAGGACACCGAACTCGACAAGACGTTGATCGAGGCGATCAAGGATCCCCTCGTGCACATCGTCCGCAACTCGGTCGATCACGGCATCGAGACGCCGGAAGCGCGGGTGGCGGCGGGGAAGAGCGCCGAAGGTGTGCTCCGGCTCCGCGCCTATCACGAGGGCGGCCAGGTCAACATCGAGATCACCGATGATGGCGGCGGCATCAATCCGGAGCGTGTGCGGCAGACCGCCGTGCGTCGTGGTGTCGTGAGCGAGGCGCAGTCACTGCGGCTGAGCGAGCGCGACCTGGTGCAGCTGGTGTTCGAGCCCGGCTTCTCGACCGCGGAAAAGGTGACGAACGTCTCCGGCCGTGGCGTCGGGATGGACGTGGTGCGCACCAACATCGAGAAGATCGGCGGCACGATCGACCTGCAGAGTTCGTTCGGCAGCGGCACGACCCTCAAGATCAAGATTCCGCTGACGCTCGCCATCATCCCCGCGCTGATCGTGGCGGGACGCGGCGAGCGTTACGCCATTCCGCAGGTGTCGCTCCTCGAACTGGTTCGCCTCGAAGGCGAGCAGATCCGCACCTCGATCGAGATGATCCACGGCGCACCGGTCTACCGCCTGCGCGGTCGCCTGCTTCCGCTGGTGCACCTGAGCAGCGCGCTCGGGCTGGCGCCGGCGACCGAAGCGGCCGAATCGATCAACATCGTGGTGCTGCGTGCCGACGATCGGCAGTTCGGCCTGGTGGTCGACAGCGTCAGCGATACCGAAGAGATCGTGGTGAAGCCGCTGGGCAAGCGCCTCAAGGGGCTGCCGGTCTATGCCGGGGCCACCATCATGGGCGACGGACGCGTCGCGCTGATTCTCGATGTGCTCGGGCTCGCGCAAGCAGCCAATGTGCTGAGCGCCGGTGCCCGTGAGCGGGTCTCGGTGGATCACGCAGAGCGCAACGACGAGAGTCGCGCAAATCGGCAGACCCTGCTGGTGATGGCCGTGGGCGAGACGTCGCGAGTGGCGGTGCCGCTCAGCGAAGTCGCGCGCCTCGAGCAGTTCCCGTCCTCAGCGGTCGAGGTCTCCGGCAATCGGCGCGTGGTCCAGTATCGCGGACGCATCATGCCGCTGCTCGACATCGCGCACTTCCTCGGCGCACCGCCGACGGATCTCCCTGACATGATGTCGGTGGTGGTCTACCAGTCGGGCGATCGCAGTGTGGGTCTGGTGGTGAGCGAGATCGTGGACATCGTGGAAGAAGCGATCACCGTGCGCGACACGATGCCGCGTCGCGGCACGCTGGGCGCCGTGGTGGTGCAAGGCAGCGTGACCGACCTGCTCGACCTCGAGGCGCTGGTCCGCAATGCCGACCTGTTCGCCAATGACTTCGGATCGCCAGTGGCGGAGGCCGCCTGA
- a CDS encoding methyl-accepting chemotaxis protein, whose product MRWFTDLAVKSKLLIGFGIVVALICAAGAVASNGLSRIDAADTELYEGVTVPLSRSNVLGIQMQRNRVNLRDIALTDDPARREAIREEITAAGTTIGAAIKSLEGELKTPVLTRALTEVVDARAEFVVERDSVVKFAIAGRNADGLRTIREMRTAGVHYEQAVNRLDSLLVDHGREIEASNTALAGRTRLILWGSVLLCAIISLGLGAGIAGRISVPLVAAVAALERVAAGDLSMRLAVTSRDEVGRIGDALNATVASLRETMTAISGHAHTLAGSAEELTSVSQQLGANAEETAAQAGVVSAAAEQVSSNVQTVATGSEEMSASIREIAKSTSDASRVAGEAVHAAARTNATIEKLGVSSREIGQVVKVITSIAEQTNLLALNATIEAARAGEAGKGFAVVANEVKELAKATALATEEIGRKIAAIQGDTTSAVSAIAEIESVINRINDIQTTIAGAVEEQAATTAEIGRNVQEAARGSVEIAQNITGVAQAAQSTASGATQSQASSSELARMAVELQELVGRFQLASARDSGKPNRAGAQRKSIRTFSNGDHDRDPTLAGTHREAVRWSEVAGVS is encoded by the coding sequence ATGCGCTGGTTCACTGATCTCGCCGTGAAATCCAAGCTGCTCATCGGCTTTGGCATCGTCGTGGCGCTCATCTGCGCGGCCGGCGCCGTGGCCTCGAACGGGCTCTCCCGCATCGACGCTGCTGATACCGAACTCTACGAAGGCGTGACGGTGCCGCTCTCCCGCTCGAACGTGCTCGGGATCCAGATGCAGCGGAATCGCGTGAATCTCCGCGACATCGCCCTCACTGATGACCCGGCTCGCAGGGAGGCCATCCGCGAGGAGATCACCGCTGCCGGCACCACCATCGGCGCTGCGATCAAGTCTCTCGAGGGCGAGTTGAAGACACCGGTGCTCACCCGGGCGCTGACGGAAGTGGTGGACGCACGCGCGGAGTTCGTGGTGGAGCGCGATAGCGTGGTCAAGTTCGCGATCGCGGGCCGGAATGCGGATGGTTTGCGGACGATTCGCGAGATGCGGACTGCGGGCGTGCACTACGAGCAGGCGGTCAATCGACTGGACTCACTTCTGGTTGATCACGGTCGTGAGATCGAGGCCAGCAACACGGCGCTGGCCGGCCGGACGCGCCTGATCCTCTGGGGCTCCGTCCTGCTCTGCGCGATCATCAGTCTCGGCCTCGGCGCCGGCATTGCGGGTCGGATCTCGGTCCCCCTGGTGGCCGCAGTCGCCGCGCTCGAACGGGTGGCCGCAGGCGATCTGAGTATGCGGCTCGCGGTCACGTCGCGCGATGAAGTCGGGCGGATCGGAGATGCGCTGAACGCCACCGTCGCTTCGTTGCGTGAGACGATGACTGCCATCAGCGGGCACGCACACACGCTCGCGGGCTCGGCCGAGGAACTGACTTCAGTCTCGCAGCAGCTCGGCGCCAACGCCGAAGAGACCGCGGCTCAGGCCGGTGTCGTCTCCGCTGCAGCCGAGCAGGTGAGCAGCAATGTGCAGACGGTGGCCACAGGCAGCGAGGAGATGAGCGCGTCGATCCGCGAAATTGCCAAGAGCACATCGGACGCCTCGCGAGTCGCCGGCGAGGCCGTGCACGCAGCGGCACGCACCAATGCAACCATCGAGAAGCTGGGCGTCTCGAGTCGCGAAATCGGTCAGGTCGTGAAGGTGATCACTTCGATTGCCGAGCAGACCAATCTGCTGGCCCTCAATGCGACGATCGAGGCAGCGCGTGCCGGTGAGGCCGGCAAGGGGTTCGCGGTGGTAGCGAATGAGGTCAAGGAGCTGGCCAAGGCGACCGCGCTGGCCACCGAGGAAATCGGGCGCAAGATCGCCGCGATCCAGGGCGACACCACCAGCGCCGTTTCGGCAATTGCCGAAATCGAGAGTGTGATCAACCGCATCAATGACATCCAGACCACCATCGCGGGGGCAGTGGAAGAGCAGGCGGCGACCACGGCCGAGATCGGCCGGAATGTCCAGGAAGCGGCTCGCGGGTCGGTCGAGATCGCCCAGAACATCACGGGGGTCGCGCAAGCAGCGCAGAGCACCGCATCCGGTGCGACGCAGTCACAGGCCTCGTCCAGTGAACTCGCCCGGATGGCGGTCGAGTTGCAGGAACTGGTCGGCCGGTTCCAGCTCGCCTCCGCCCGGGATAGCGGCAAGCCGAATCGTGCGGGCGCCCAACGGAAATCGATTCGGACCTTCTCGAACGGCGACCACGACCGTGACCCTACGCTGGCCGGGACTCACCGCGAAGCCGTTCGCTGGAGCGAGGTGGCCGGCGTCAGCTGA
- a CDS encoding methyl-accepting chemotaxis protein: protein MLKNLSIAGKVYALLAGCVIVAGVVSLIQLKMLERDYHAFASHAALQDETRVLQVTFKKQVQAWKDILIRGADEASFTKYHDEFVHLDAQVDSLSAALATKADSGSVRKALTTFKADHAALTNDYTTAMAAFVKSGRKAQGAADAAMKGKDRAPTATLDSAVAFAKTEAAGRLTSAESTGRIGLFIIIAALGVMASLSIPVVRRGIRKPLSDAEAVLSRIADGDLTVRMGLDNDDEVGRMGKALDRALDSLESTIAAIGGHAHTLAGSAEELTSVSQQLGANAEETAAQSGVVSAAAEQVSSNVQTVATGSEEMSASIREIAKSTSEASRVANEAVAAAARTTATIGQLGVSSAEIGQVIKVITSIAEQTNLLALNATIEAARAGEAGKGFAVVANEVKELAKATATATDEIGRKIAAIQGDTAGAVSAIAEIEAVIAQINDIQTTIAGAVEEQAATTAEIGRNVTEAARGSSEIAQNITGVAQAAQSTASGATQSQASSAELSRMAVELQALVSRFQVSDKAVRRPSRGARMTLAAARPSPEQSHSFEDDFADAEHDGEYAHIG, encoded by the coding sequence GTGTTGAAGAATCTGAGTATTGCCGGAAAGGTGTATGCCTTGCTTGCTGGCTGTGTCATCGTGGCCGGCGTGGTCTCGCTGATCCAGCTCAAGATGCTGGAGCGCGACTATCACGCTTTCGCCTCGCACGCGGCACTGCAGGACGAGACCCGTGTGTTGCAGGTGACCTTCAAGAAGCAGGTCCAGGCCTGGAAGGACATCCTGATTCGCGGAGCCGACGAGGCGTCGTTCACCAAGTATCACGACGAATTCGTCCATCTGGATGCCCAGGTGGACTCGCTCTCGGCCGCGCTCGCGACGAAGGCGGATTCCGGTTCCGTCCGGAAGGCGCTCACGACCTTCAAGGCCGACCACGCCGCGCTGACCAACGACTATACCACCGCCATGGCGGCGTTTGTGAAGAGCGGGCGGAAGGCGCAGGGCGCGGCGGATGCCGCGATGAAGGGGAAGGATCGTGCGCCGACGGCCACGCTCGACAGCGCCGTGGCCTTTGCCAAGACGGAGGCGGCCGGCCGGCTCACTAGCGCGGAATCGACGGGACGGATCGGCTTGTTCATCATCATTGCGGCACTGGGCGTCATGGCCTCGCTGTCGATTCCAGTCGTCCGCCGCGGCATTCGCAAGCCGCTCTCGGATGCGGAAGCCGTGCTGAGCCGGATCGCCGACGGTGACCTCACCGTGCGCATGGGACTCGACAACGATGACGAAGTGGGCCGGATGGGGAAGGCCCTGGATCGCGCGCTCGACAGCCTCGAAAGCACCATCGCCGCCATCGGTGGTCACGCCCACACGCTGGCCGGCTCGGCCGAGGAATTGACCTCGGTGTCGCAGCAGCTCGGCGCCAATGCCGAAGAGACCGCAGCGCAGTCGGGTGTGGTATCGGCAGCGGCGGAGCAGGTGAGCAGCAATGTGCAGACGGTGGCGACGGGGAGCGAAGAGATGAGCGCCTCGATTCGCGAAATCGCCAAAAGCACATCGGAAGCCAGTCGCGTCGCGAACGAGGCCGTGGCCGCTGCCGCGCGCACGACGGCGACGATCGGACAGCTCGGGGTCTCGAGCGCCGAAATCGGTCAGGTCATCAAGGTGATCACCTCGATCGCCGAGCAGACCAACTTGCTCGCCCTCAACGCCACGATCGAAGCGGCGCGAGCGGGAGAGGCCGGCAAGGGCTTCGCCGTGGTCGCCAACGAAGTGAAGGAACTCGCGAAGGCCACCGCCACCGCGACCGATGAAATCGGCCGGAAGATCGCTGCAATTCAGGGCGATACGGCTGGTGCGGTGTCGGCGATTGCGGAGATCGAGGCGGTCATTGCCCAGATCAACGACATTCAGACCACCATCGCCGGAGCCGTCGAGGAGCAGGCTGCAACGACGGCCGAAATCGGTCGCAACGTGACCGAGGCAGCGCGAGGCTCCTCCGAAATCGCCCAGAACATCACTGGTGTCGCGCAGGCCGCCCAGAGCACCGCAAGCGGCGCCACGCAGTCGCAGGCATCCTCGGCCGAGTTGTCGCGGATGGCGGTCGAGTTGCAGGCGCTGGTGAGCCGCTTCCAGGTCAGCGATAAGGCCGTTCGACGCCCATCGCGCGGCGCGCGCATGACTTTGGCGGCGGCCCGCCCGTCGCCGGAACAGAGTCATTCGTTCGAGGATGATTTTGCAGATGCGGAGCATGATGGGGAGTACGCTCACATCGGCTGA
- a CDS encoding methyl-accepting chemotaxis protein: MKRFNELGIGAKLNWLIALGAVALVSLGVVAFKSMNTVGASGQFAKTTTARQSLVGDAAPPVLFISEPYSVMLRMAGELDPVKLKGLVSQAKAFSSAYHAGIASWRDSLSGQPELLAHLDSVAVPGDRFFKVLEEQYTPLILKDDREKAFDLARGVLTSSYEEQVTAISHLVKVATAEATQADTDARQAEARARWIVGGVAAGAIALMLLIGTIITRGIVTPLRHTAELLETVARGDLTVRMEEHGTDEVGRMATALNTALDSLRSTIASIGESAESLAGSSEELTSVSQQMGANAEETAAQSGVVSAAADQVSSNVQTVAAGSEEMSASIREIAKNTAEATRVAATAVQVAEATNLTISKLGISSAEIGQVIKVITSIAEQTNLLALNATIEAARAGEAGKGFAVVANEVKELAKETARATEEIGKKIAVIQGDTEGAVAAIRQVGTIIGQINDIQTTIAGAVEEQAATTAEIGRNVSDAARGSAEIAQNITGVAQAAQSTASGATQTQASSAELARMATELQRLVSRFHVDVDAPRQRATTKKKPARSAPPVRRPQHDQDDEQGNEPAEIVAGGGWFASLR, encoded by the coding sequence ATGAAGCGGTTCAACGAACTCGGCATCGGGGCCAAACTCAATTGGCTCATCGCCCTTGGCGCGGTGGCGCTGGTCAGCCTGGGCGTCGTGGCCTTCAAGAGCATGAACACGGTGGGGGCGTCCGGTCAATTCGCGAAGACGACGACAGCACGCCAGAGTCTGGTGGGCGACGCGGCACCGCCGGTGCTCTTCATCTCCGAGCCGTATTCGGTGATGCTGCGGATGGCCGGTGAACTCGATCCCGTGAAGCTGAAGGGTCTCGTGTCGCAGGCGAAGGCGTTCAGCAGCGCCTATCACGCCGGCATTGCGAGCTGGCGGGATTCGCTCTCGGGGCAACCAGAACTGCTCGCGCATCTGGACAGCGTGGCCGTGCCGGGCGACCGCTTCTTCAAGGTGCTCGAGGAACAGTACACGCCGCTCATTCTCAAGGATGACCGCGAAAAGGCGTTCGATCTGGCGCGCGGCGTATTGACCTCATCGTACGAGGAGCAGGTCACCGCCATCAGCCATCTCGTGAAGGTCGCGACCGCCGAAGCGACCCAGGCAGACACCGACGCGCGGCAGGCCGAGGCGCGTGCGCGCTGGATCGTCGGTGGCGTGGCGGCAGGCGCCATTGCGCTGATGCTGCTCATCGGCACCATCATCACCCGCGGCATCGTGACGCCGTTGCGGCACACGGCCGAGCTTCTCGAGACCGTGGCCAGGGGCGACCTCACGGTCCGGATGGAAGAGCACGGCACCGACGAAGTGGGCCGGATGGCGACGGCGCTGAACACGGCGCTCGACTCGCTCCGTTCGACGATTGCGTCGATCGGCGAGAGCGCGGAGTCGCTGGCGGGCTCGTCCGAGGAATTGACGTCCGTGAGTCAGCAGATGGGCGCGAACGCCGAAGAGACCGCAGCGCAGTCGGGTGTGGTCTCCGCCGCCGCCGATCAGGTCAGCAGCAATGTCCAGACAGTGGCCGCCGGCAGCGAGGAGATGAGTGCCTCGATCCGCGAGATCGCGAAGAACACCGCCGAGGCCACGCGCGTGGCAGCGACGGCCGTGCAGGTGGCAGAAGCGACCAATCTGACCATCAGCAAGCTGGGGATCTCGAGCGCCGAGATCGGTCAGGTCATCAAGGTGATTACCTCGATTGCCGAGCAGACCAATCTCCTCGCCCTGAACGCGACCATCGAAGCGGCTCGCGCCGGTGAGGCGGGCAAGGGGTTCGCCGTCGTCGCGAACGAAGTGAAGGAGCTCGCCAAGGAAACCGCGCGTGCGACCGAGGAGATCGGCAAGAAGATCGCCGTCATCCAGGGCGATACCGAAGGGGCAGTTGCGGCGATCCGGCAGGTCGGCACCATCATCGGCCAGATCAACGACATCCAGACCACCATCGCCGGCGCCGTTGAGGAGCAGGCGGCCACGACGGCCGAGATCGGCCGCAATGTGAGCGATGCGGCGCGCGGGTCGGCGGAAATCGCCCAGAACATCACCGGCGTCGCCCAGGCGGCACAGAGCACTGCCAGCGGTGCCACCCAGACGCAGGCATCATCCGCAGAGCTGGCCCGGATGGCCACCGAGTTGCAGCGCCTGGTGTCGCGCTTCCATGTGGACGTCGATGCTCCGCGCCAGCGCGCGACCACGAAGAAGAAGCCGGCGCGCTCGGCGCCACCAGTACGGCGTCCGCAGCACGATCAGGACGACGAGCAGGGGAACGAACCGGCCGAAATCGTCGCGGGTGGAGGGTGGTTCGCCTCGCTGCGCTGA
- a CDS encoding putative porin: protein MRTRLISVLVMTMCGAAAVHAQGPQSRPAAAVDTTRAFRATDVATLAQMMDSLAHRLDSLRRDLGDIDRRGKQSAAGIGNFRLSGEVRARFEVTTQRGGTPTRERARFRARIHATSDLSKTFSGGVSLSSGPTDEPASGTQTFTGFFTRKVLSFERFFVSWRPAGVKGLAVTAGKFPTPWLRTNMTFSNDLSPEGINATWRRSGLSHRVDEVAIVAFALPMLEVASGEDSWIKGGQLQSRFRMAPRTTFSVALGYIDVRNANPLAVAVGAGTIKPALPQSNSVVLNGSGKAAAYGTAFRFEDLLAVAERGAGTRFPVALQLHAVRNVRAADGKQLAWQAEARVGATVKPGQWQISAGAYRIEQDAVIAAFNGTDYRLGSNSVGQLASLVVRVRPEVLATAAFYRGRVLDTRATPELVAPEVRALCTTGAGCRDPYMSRFQFDLSYTF from the coding sequence ATGCGGACGCGATTGATCAGTGTGCTGGTGATGACGATGTGTGGCGCCGCGGCCGTGCATGCGCAGGGGCCGCAGAGCCGGCCTGCAGCAGCGGTGGACACGACGCGTGCGTTTCGCGCGACGGATGTGGCCACGCTGGCACAGATGATGGACTCGCTCGCGCACCGCCTGGATTCGCTCCGGCGCGACCTCGGCGACATCGATCGTCGCGGCAAGCAGAGCGCCGCGGGGATCGGCAACTTCCGGCTCAGCGGCGAAGTGCGCGCGCGCTTCGAGGTGACCACCCAGCGCGGCGGTACGCCGACGCGGGAACGAGCCCGCTTCCGCGCCAGGATTCACGCGACCAGCGACCTCTCGAAGACCTTCAGTGGCGGTGTCTCGCTCTCGTCCGGCCCCACCGACGAGCCGGCGTCTGGCACCCAGACCTTCACCGGGTTCTTCACCCGCAAGGTGCTCTCCTTCGAGCGCTTCTTCGTGAGCTGGCGCCCGGCTGGTGTGAAGGGCCTGGCCGTGACCGCCGGAAAGTTTCCGACGCCGTGGCTGCGGACCAACATGACCTTCAGCAATGACCTCTCGCCCGAGGGGATCAACGCGACCTGGCGCCGGAGTGGGCTGTCGCACCGCGTTGATGAAGTCGCGATCGTCGCCTTCGCCCTCCCGATGCTCGAAGTGGCATCGGGCGAGGACAGCTGGATCAAGGGTGGCCAGTTGCAGAGCCGGTTCCGAATGGCGCCGCGCACCACCTTCTCGGTTGCGCTTGGCTATATCGACGTGCGCAACGCCAATCCGCTGGCGGTCGCGGTCGGCGCGGGCACCATCAAGCCGGCATTGCCGCAGTCCAACAGCGTCGTGCTCAACGGCAGTGGGAAGGCCGCCGCCTATGGCACCGCCTTCCGTTTCGAGGATCTCCTCGCGGTGGCCGAGCGTGGTGCCGGGACTCGTTTCCCGGTGGCCCTGCAGCTGCACGCGGTCCGCAACGTGCGCGCGGCCGATGGGAAGCAGCTCGCGTGGCAGGCCGAAGCGCGTGTCGGTGCCACAGTGAAGCCGGGGCAGTGGCAGATCAGCGCCGGCGCCTATCGGATCGAACAGGATGCCGTGATCGCGGCCTTCAACGGCACCGACTATCGACTTGGCTCCAACAGCGTCGGCCAGCTGGCCTCGCTGGTCGTGCGCGTGCGCCCGGAAGTCCTGGCGACCGCAGCGTTCTACCGTGGTCGCGTGCTCGATACGCGGGCGACCCCGGAACTCGTCGCGCCGGAAGTGCGCGCCCTTTGCACCACCGGGGCGGGTTGCCGTGATCCCTATATGAGCCGTTTCCAGTTCGATCTGTCCTACACGTTCTGA